The following is a genomic window from Sutcliffiella horikoshii.
GTTCTCATCGAAGATGAATTGAATTTTGTCTTCTAGCTCCTGGTCAGGATTCTCCGCATGCATGTGTTTTATGTGATAGTGATAAGAAGACTCAGGAATGCCAACGATTTGAAGTACATCTTTCAATCGGAATTTTTCTTTGAGTTCGAACGATAACGCTGTTTGTGCTTTTCGAGATAGGCGTCCGGATCCTTCTGAAAAGCCCGCAACTTTTTTAGGTATTCTACCTCAAGACGAAGTAGTTCATTTTCCCGTTCTAAGCTCTGTTCGCGTGTCATTTTGTCTTTTTGAATAGACTTAATATTTTTTTTGATGTTCTTCGCTTTATCTGACATAGATGCTCGTCCCCTCGTTTTGTCCAGGGCTTCAGCACCGCCTTCAAGGAATTTCTTTTTCCAAGAGGCGATCATCGGTGGGTTTGTTAACCCAAAATGAAGAGCTGTTTCAGTTTGAGAAGCACCTGTCCTTTTCATAAAGCTTAGTACATCCAGCTTAAATTGAACAGAGTAAATTTCATTCTTCTTCTTTCGAGAGAGGCCAGCTGCGCCTTGATGTTTATATACATTTATCCAACCTAAAACCTGTTTATGTGATTTTATGCCGTGCTTACGTGCTAAAAGTTTCATCCCAAGCGGACCATCTAGATACTCCTTCACAACCATCAATTTAAATTCCACACTATATTTAGCCAAAATAAAACACCCCAAAAGTTAGATTTTAACTCTAACTTCTGGGGTGCACCTCATTGGGTAGGTGGTTTTTTGTTAGTTTATTTTTTTTCTACAAAGAACATGGACAGCGCTCCAAGTCCAACATGTGTACCAACAGATACTCCCATCTGCATGATGTGGATGGTCCCGGAGAAGTCTGTTTCATTTTCTATCTTTATTTTTAAGTTTTCGGCGACCTTGATATCAGATGTATACCCGATTATGATAAAGTCCGTCACCGTTTCGTCGTTCCGCTTGATAAACTCTTCCACATAATGCTTGAGTACCCGTTTTAACCCTCTCTCTTTTGCAACGATGGCCCCTTTGCCGTTTTTCATGGTCATGATTGGTTTTAGCATCAGTAACTTTCCAAGAAATGCACTCGCATTCGTCAGCCTTCCGCTTTTGATCAAATGATCCAAGTCGTCTACGGATAGGAAATGTTTTACATTGGTTTTGTGATTCTCGGTAAAATCTACTAACTCTTGAAAGGTTGCGCCGCTCTCTCTCATCATCGCACTCTTTAGGAGGAGCCAACCGCTTCCATGACTCATACACTTGGAATCTACCACATGAATTTTCACAGCCGAATCCGGGTTTTCCTCAAAGAAATACCCTTTCGCCAACTCCGCCGACTGGTGGGATCCGCTTGTCCCGCTGGACATGCAAATGCACAGGATTTCTTTATAACCGCTTTCAACAGCCTCGTTCATAATCGCCAAATATTCCACAGGACTAGGCATCCCAGTCGTTGGAAACTCCGAAAGCGCCTCCATCATTCCGTAAAATTCATCTGGTTCTATGTCCACACGATCCTTATATGTTTTTCCATCAATATTTATACTTAAGGGTGCCAGACTGATGTCATACATCTCCAACACTTCGTTTGATAAATCACAAGTTGAATCCGCCATTAATTTAATCATTGAGTTCCTCCAATAAAACATACTGCATTTATCATAACTGAAAGGGCTTTAATAGACTATCTAATTTAGGTGAAAAGGGGGAGGGTAAAATAAGGAAAGAGGACTTTGTATTATTTACTGAAAATTGTGTTATTAATATTTTGGAACTGTTATAGTTAAGTAGACTATAGATAAGGATGTGGGATATGCTAGTTAAATCGCGGACAAGGCCGATGGAAATGCACCTGTATTTATCTCTGGGGGCGCGAATGACGCTTCTTGAGAAGGAAAAGCAATACTTGTGGAATATGGAGAAAGGTTATGAAGGAGAGTGCATGTTTGATGCCTTGACCGAGAAGTTGGAAGACTGTAATCATCTGATTTTAAATGACCTCTTGCTGAAGCATAATAATACTACTTTTCAAATCGACACGCTTATTATTACCCCTCGAAATGCTTATCTTTTTGAAGTGAAGAACTTTGAAGGAGATTACATCTATGATACTCGAACCGATCAACTGCATGTAAAAGCAAACTCCAAAGATTATGAAGTCACCAACCCCTTGAACCAACTGAATCGATGCAACTCGTTGCTCCGACAACTTTTGAATAGTTGCGGATTCAACTTACCCATTATTGCTTCTGTTGTATTTATCAACTCCGAATTCACCCTTTATCAATCACCTCCAGATAAACCCTTTATTCACCCAACCCAAATCAACAGATACCTGAAAGGCTTGCAGACGGATTCTTCTTTTAAGCTAACTAAAATGCACACTGCGCTTGCCGAGAAACTAACCTCCCTCCATATCGTGGACTCTCCTTTTAAGAGTTTGCCGGAGTATTCGTATGATCAGGTTGGGAAAGGGTTAATGTGTGCGAGCTGTTCCTCCTTGTCTGTTGTTGTTGAGGGACGGTCGGCGCGGTGTGTGAGGTGTCATAAGGTGGAGACGCTTGAGGAGATTGTGCTGCGGCATGTGGGGGAGTTTAGGATGTTGTTTCCGGATAGAAAGATAACTACTAGTGGTATTTTTGAATGGTGTGGGATGGGGGTTTCTGAGAAGGTGGTAAGGCGTATATTGGATAAGCATTTTTCTATAAAAGGTAGCCGCCGTTGGAGTTATTACCTATGATATTGAATTAACTCAGACGGGCGTATAGAGCCCTTCTATTTGACCGTTCTACTTGTTTGAGCGGTGCTTCGGGCATATAAAGCCCTTCTATTTGACCGTTCTGCTTGTTTGAGCGGTGCTTCGGGCATATAGAGCCCTTCTATTTGACCGTTCTGCTTGTTTGAGCGGGGCTTCGGGCATATAGAGCCCTTCTATTTGACCGTTCTACTTGTTTGAGCGGTGCTTCGGGCATATAAAGCCCTTCTATTTGACCGTTCTGCTTGTTTGAGCGGTGCTTCGGGCATATAGAGCCCTTCTATTTGACCGTTCTGCTTGTTTGAGCGGGGCTTCGGGCATATAGAGCCCTTCTATTTGACCGTTCTGCTTGTTTGAGCGGGGCTTCGGGCGTATAGAGCCCTTCTATTTGACCGTTCTGCTTGTTTGAGCGGGGCTTCGGGCGTATAGAGCCCTTCTATTTGACCGTTCTGCTTGTTTGAGCGAGGCTTCGGGCGTATAGAGCCCTTCTATTTGACCGTTCTACTTGTTTGGGCAGTGCTTCGGGCGTATAGAGGATCAGTATTCATTTCAGACAAAAACTTTACACGGGGGAGGCTGCAATTAGGTAGCCATTCCCCCTTTTCTGAAAACCCTATAGACCGCGCTCCACCTAGCTAAACATCACTCACACCCTCCCACCAAACCTCCCCGCTCTAAAATCCTCAAACGCCTCCACAATTTCCTCCTCGGTGTTCATCACAAAAGGGCCTCTCGCTACAATCGGCTCCCCAATAGGTTTACCCGTATATATAAGCACCCTGGACCGCTCCTGAGCCGCCGCCGTCACCTCCAGCGTATCCACCGCACCATCTTCAGCGACCTCGTCATAAGACAGAAGCCCCACCTCGGTCTTCCCCAAAGTCACAGCTCCATCCCCACCAAAAGTCATTTCGCCTTGCAGCATATAAACATGACCGTTATGATTTGCAGGTAATTTAAGTGAGTAGCTCTCACCCTCGCGCAAATAAAGCTCAAACATATTAATGGGAACCAAAGAGTCCATCGGACCTGTCACGCCCTCTGCACTTCCCGAGTAAACTCGTAAAGAGCCACCCTCAAACTCCACCAAAGGAGCATCTTCCAAGAGGACATTATGATAAGAGGACTCTGTTTGTTTCAAGCTCTTCGGTAAATTGAGCCAGAGTTGCAACGTATGGATGACATCCTCGTCGACTGCTTCTTCGGCATGGCGGGCACCGCTTCCGGCATTCATGTACTGAACGTCGCCGGCGTGCAACACAGAGTGCCCGCCCTGATTGTCGGTGTGCTCAAGTCTTCCGTCCACTACATAGGTGATAGTCTGGAAACCGCGGTGAGGGTGGTCGGAGAAGGTACCTCGTTTAAACCAATCGTCCGCCATCAGGATGAATGGGTCATATTCGCGCATCCTGTCGGGAGGCAGTATCCATCCTTGCTGAACATGCGGGTAGCCGGGATTTTTATATTGCACCTTCCAATGGTCTCTGATCCGTTTCAAAAAAAACATCCTCTCGTAAGTTAGTACCTTTAGCATACAGAAGTTGGAATCTCCAACTCAAGTTTTCCGCTCGGCAAATGCCGGCCTGCCATCCAAAAGGGCCCCCTACAAAACAAAAAAACCTCAATCCAAAGGAGGATTAAAGGTTTTTCCGTTTATTCTAATTTTAATGAAAGGAGAGCGCCTTTTGCTCCTTCCCTTCACTAAGAAAGAGGGTTTCCCCTGTGGAGGCGAAAAGTTCATCAAACAGCGCAGGGTTATCTACTAAAGATAAGCCATAGCTAGGAATCATTTCTTGGATTTTGTCTTTCCATTCGAACATTTGCTCAGGGAAGCATTTTTCAAATACTTCGAGCATGACATGAACGGCTGTAGAAGCTCCTGGAGATGCACCAAGCAATGCTGCTATGGAACCGTCGGATGCACTCACCACTTCCGTACCAAATTGAAGTGTCCCTTTGCCGCCGGCTTCTGTATCCTTGATTACTTGAACGCGTTGGCCCGCAACGACAATCTCCCAGTCTTCGCTTTTCGCGTTCGGGATAAATTCTCGCAGCTCATCGATGCGTTTTTCATTGGATAACAGCACCTGTTGAATCAAATACTTGGTCAGCGCCATTTCCTTGAATCCGGCAGAAAGCATGGTCATGACGTTGTATGGCTTTACGGAGCCGATCAAGTCCAGGTTGGACCCGGTTTTCAAGAACTTTGGCGAGAACCCTGCGAATGGCCCGAACAGCAAGGTCTTTTTGTTATTTATATATCTAGTATCAAGATGCGGCACAGACATTGGCGGCGCGCCAACCTTTGCCTTTCCGTATACTTTTGCGTGATGTTTTTCAACGACCTCGGGATTGTTGCATACTAAGAACAGTCCGCTAACCGGGAAACCGCCGATATTCTTCGATTCGGGAATACCGGTTTTCTGTAATAATGGCA
Proteins encoded in this region:
- a CDS encoding helix-turn-helix domain-containing protein — its product is MAKYSVEFKLMVVKEYLDGPLGMKLLARKHGIKSHKQVLGWINVYKHQGAAGLSRKKKNEIYSVQFKLDVLSFMKRTGASQTETALHFGLTNPPMIASWKKKFLEGGAEALDKTRGRASMSDKAKNIKKNIKSIQKDKMTREQSLERENELLRLEVEYLKKLRAFQKDPDAYLEKHKQRYRSNSKKNSD
- a CDS encoding DegV family protein, which encodes MIKLMADSTCDLSNEVLEMYDISLAPLSINIDGKTYKDRVDIEPDEFYGMMEALSEFPTTGMPSPVEYLAIMNEAVESGYKEILCICMSSGTSGSHQSAELAKGYFFEENPDSAVKIHVVDSKCMSHGSGWLLLKSAMMRESGATFQELVDFTENHKTNVKHFLSVDDLDHLIKSGRLTNASAFLGKLLMLKPIMTMKNGKGAIVAKERGLKRVLKHYVEEFIKRNDETVTDFIIIGYTSDIKVAENLKIKIENETDFSGTIHIMQMGVSVGTHVGLGALSMFFVEKK
- a CDS encoding nuclease-related domain-containing protein, translated to MLVKSRTRPMEMHLYLSLGARMTLLEKEKQYLWNMEKGYEGECMFDALTEKLEDCNHLILNDLLLKHNNTTFQIDTLIITPRNAYLFEVKNFEGDYIYDTRTDQLHVKANSKDYEVTNPLNQLNRCNSLLRQLLNSCGFNLPIIASVVFINSEFTLYQSPPDKPFIHPTQINRYLKGLQTDSSFKLTKMHTALAEKLTSLHIVDSPFKSLPEYSYDQVGKGLMCASCSSLSVVVEGRSARCVRCHKVETLEEIVLRHVGEFRMLFPDRKITTSGIFEWCGMGVSEKVVRRILDKHFSIKGSRRWSYYL
- a CDS encoding pirin family protein: MFFLKRIRDHWKVQYKNPGYPHVQQGWILPPDRMREYDPFILMADDWFKRGTFSDHPHRGFQTITYVVDGRLEHTDNQGGHSVLHAGDVQYMNAGSGARHAEEAVDEDVIHTLQLWLNLPKSLKQTESSYHNVLLEDAPLVEFEGGSLRVYSGSAEGVTGPMDSLVPINMFELYLREGESYSLKLPANHNGHVYMLQGEMTFGGDGAVTLGKTEVGLLSYDEVAEDGAVDTLEVTAAAQERSRVLIYTGKPIGEPIVARGPFVMNTEEEIVEAFEDFRAGRFGGRV
- the mqo gene encoding malate dehydrogenase (quinone), coding for MSNMQNKTDVILIGAGVMSATLGSLLKEVQPDWEIKVFEKLASAGEESSNEWNNAGTGHAALCELNYTSLKADGTMDISKAVKVNEQFQLSRQYWSYLVKRNLISNPQDFIMPIPHISFVEGKENVTFLKKRMEALSANPLFKGMEYSEDPKKLKEWMPLMMEGRTSDEPIAATKIDSGTDVNFGALTRMLFDHLEKNNVEVHYEHSVENLKRASDGSWELKIRNAKTGQVEYHHAKFVFIGGGGGSLPLLQKTGIPESKNIGGFPVSGLFLVCNNPEVVEKHHAKVYGKAKVGAPPMSVPHLDTRYINNKKTLLFGPFAGFSPKFLKTGSNLDLIGSVKPYNVMTMLSAGFKEMALTKYLIQQVLLSNEKRIDELREFIPNAKSEDWEIVVAGQRVQVIKDTEAGGKGTLQFGTEVVSASDGSIAALLGASPGASTAVHVMLEVFEKCFPEQMFEWKDKIQEMIPSYGLSLVDNPALFDELFASTGETLFLSEGKEQKALSFH